In a single window of the Neoarius graeffei isolate fNeoGra1 chromosome 28, fNeoGra1.pri, whole genome shotgun sequence genome:
- the oxt gene encoding oxytocin-neurophysin 1 gives MSRAPLSVFCMLCLLSICTACYISNCPIGGKRAVQDIPTRQCMACGPGDKGRCFGPNICCGEEIGCIVGTLEAMRCLEEDYVPSPCETGGKPCGSVAGRCAAPGVCCDSESCTVDLSCLEGEGDAQPHSLPSSGKDLILKLLHWTNYRPYQ, from the exons atgtccagagcACCACTTTCAGTCTTCTGCATGCTGTGTCTGCTGTCCATCTGCACGGCCTGCTACATCTCCAATTGCCCCATTGGTGGTAAAAGAGCAGTACAGGACATCCCCACTCGACAG TGTATGGCATGTGGTCCTGGAGATAAGGGTCGATGCTTTGGTCCCAATATCTGCTGCGGAGAGGAAATAGGCTGCATAGTGGGCACTCTGGAAGCCATGCGCTGCTTGGAGGAAGACTATGTGCCATCTCCgtgtgagactggaggaaaaccctGTGGCTCTGTAGCAGGACGGTGCGCTGCACCAGGAGTCTGCTGTGACTCAG AGAGCTGCACCGTTGACCTGTCATGCCTGGAAGGAGAAGGTGACGCACAACCTCACAGCCTCCCTTCCAGTGGCAAAGACCTCATTCTGAAGCTTCTTCATTGGACAAACTACAGGCCTTACCAATGA